CGTGCACGGCGTGCTCGCCCCGGCCGAAGGTGCGGCTCACCCCGTCGACCCGGACCACCTCGTCGGTGGTGGCCGTGCGGGCCGGCACCGGGGACAGTTGCTCGGTCATGCCTCACTCCGTTCGGCGTGCGCCCGGTCGCCGGGCCGCACCTCGACGTGGTCGGGTTCCAGGTTGAGCCGGACCCGGTCGCGCAGGACCAGCGCGTCGACGAAGGCCGCCGGCAGCTGCATCCGACCGGTCCGGTCGAGCACCGCGTACTCCTCGCTGACCAGCTCGGTGCTGCCGTCCGCGGCGATCCGGGCGGTGCGACGTACCTCGGAGGCGGTCCGGCCGTCGCGGATCGCGACGGTCCGGCGGACCTGGCCGGCCACCGCCTGGTCGTGGGTGACCACCACGATGGTCACGCCCAGCTCGGCGTTGATGGTCCGCAGCGCGGCGAAGACCTGCGCGCCGGTCGCCTCGTCCAGCTCGCCGGTGGGCTCGTCGGCGAAGAGCACCTCCGGGTCGTTGGCCACCGCCACGGCCACTGCGCAGCGCTGCTGCTCGCCGCCACTCATCTGGCTGGGCTTCCGGTCCGCGCAGTAGCCGACACCGACCAGGTCGAGCAGCTCGCGAGCGCGTTCCCGCCGGGCCCGGCGGCCACCGCCGCGACCCGCCAGCTGCATCGGCAACTCGACATTCTCCTGCGCGGTCAGGTACGGCAGCAGGTTGCGGCCGGTCTGTTGCCAGACGAAGCCGACCATCTCTCGTCGGTAGCTCAGCTGCCGTCGGGCGGAGAGGTTGAGCAGGTCGTACTCCGCCACCCGGGCGATGCCAGCGGTCGGGGTGTCGAGCCCGGAGAGGATGTTCAGCAGGGTCGACTTGCCGGAGCCGGAGGCGCCCACGATCGCCACCAGCTCGCCCCGGTCGATGACCAGGTCGAGGCCCTGGAGGGCGACCACCTCCACCCCCTCGGTCTTGAAGATGCGGACCAGGCCGTCACACACGATGTGCCCGCGCAACCGGTCCTGGCCACCGGCCCGCTCGGCGGCACGCTGGGCGGCCTGGCGCTGCAGGGCGGCCAGGTCAAGGGCGACGGGGCTCTGTGCGGTAGCGGTCATCAGCTCTCCTCTCCGAGCCGGAGCACCTCGCCGAGGCGCAGCCGGCGGTTGTTCAG
The window above is part of the Micromonospora inositola genome. Proteins encoded here:
- a CDS encoding ABC transporter ATP-binding protein, with amino-acid sequence MTATAQSPVALDLAALQRQAAQRAAERAGGQDRLRGHIVCDGLVRIFKTEGVEVVALQGLDLVIDRGELVAIVGASGSGKSTLLNILSGLDTPTAGIARVAEYDLLNLSARRQLSYRREMVGFVWQQTGRNLLPYLTAQENVELPMQLAGRGGGRRARRERARELLDLVGVGYCADRKPSQMSGGEQQRCAVAVAVANDPEVLFADEPTGELDEATGAQVFAALRTINAELGVTIVVVTHDQAVAGQVRRTVAIRDGRTASEVRRTARIAADGSTELVSEEYAVLDRTGRMQLPAAFVDALVLRDRVRLNLEPDHVEVRPGDRAHAERSEA